The genomic stretch CGCGCTGGCCGAGCGCTTCAAGGTGCGCGTGGAAAACGTCGCCGTGGGCAGCGGCAGCGAGGGCATCATGGCGACGGTGATGCGCACCTTCCTCTGCGACGAGGACGAGATCCTCACGGCCGAGAACACCTTCATCGGCTTCATGGTGCTGGCGCGCGCGAGCGGCAACAAGCTCACGCTGGTGCCGCGGCGGCCGGACTACCGCTACGATCTCGCGGCGATGGGCGAGCGCGTGAACGAGTACACGAAGATCATCTACCTCGCCAACCCGGACAATCCGACGGGGACCATCTTCACGCGCGCCGAGTTCGACGCCTTCATGGCCAAGGTGCCGAGCCGCTGCCTGGTCATCTACGACGAGGCCTACTTCGAGTTCACCGCGGCCGAGCCCTCCTTTCCGGACTCGATGACCTATCGCTACGACAACGTGATCACCTTGCGCACCTTCTCGAAGGCCTATGGCCTGGCCGGCCTGCGGATCGGCTACGGCTTCGCGCACGACGAGTTGATCGGCAATCTGATGAAGGTGAAACTGCCCTTCGAGCCCAGCCACCTCGCCCAGGTGGCCGGCCTCGCCGCGCTCGCCGACGAGGACTTCCTGCGCCGCACGGTGAGGGGAACCGCCGCCGGCCTGGCCAGATTGCGCGAGACACTGGGCGCCGCCGGCCTCGCCGTGCTGCCCAGTCACACGAACTTCGTGGCCGTGGCGACGGGCGATGCCACGCGCTGCGAGCGCAGCTGCCGGCGCCTGCTCGAGCAGGGCGTGGTCGTGCGGCCCCTGGCCGCCTTCGGCTTTCCCGACCTGTTCCGGGTGAGCGTCGGCACTTCCGAGGAGCTGGCGGTCTTCGCCGAAGCGCTGCCACGGGCGCTCGACTAGCGCGACGCGAGCACGCCCAGAGCGGACACAATCTCCGCGGCACAACCTTTCGCTTGCTCCACGCCCTTGGCGCTCGTTAGGATGCCAGAGCGCCTGCGCCCGCTCGCGCCGGCCGGACCACCCGATCGCGAGGGAGTCTCATGGAAAGCTACCGCGGGAGCCTGGCTCGACCAGGCGCGGCGCTCCTCTGGCTGGCCTTGACCGCCGCGCCGGCCGCTGCGCAGGGCGGCAGCGGCTGGGGCATTCGCGAGGAGAACGTCTCGGCGCTCGTGCTCTTCATCGTCTTTTCGATCGTCATCGTGGTCAGCATCCGCCTGGCGCGCATGGGCCGGCCGCTCTTCGTGCGGCGCATCGCCGGCCTCAACGCGGTGGAGGAGGCGATCGGCCGCTCCACCGAGCTGGGCCGCAAGGTGCTCTACGTGCCCGGCATCATGTCCATCGACGAGGTGCAGACCCTCGCCTCGCTGGCCGTGCTCAAGCACGTCGCCAAGCACACGGCCGAGTACGGCACGCCGCTGGACGTGCCGAACAAGGACCCGCTCACCTTCGCCGCCGCGCGCGAGACGGTGAAGGAGGCCTACCTCGAGGCGGGGCGGCCGGACCTCTTCAGCGACGACATCGTGCACTACATCACCTACGACCAGTTCGCCTACACGGCGGCGGTGTCGGGCATCATGGTGCGTGAGAAGCCGGCGGCGAACTTCCTGGTCGGCTCCTTCTACGCCGAGAGCCTGCTGCTGGCCGAGGCCGGCCAGGGCACGGGCGCCATCCAGATCGCCGGCACGGCCGAGGTGGCGCAGATCCCCTTCTTCGTCGTCACCTGCGACTACACGCTGATCGGCGAGGAGCTCTACGCGGCGAGCGCCTATCTCTCGCGCGAGCCCGTCATGCTGGGCAGCGTCAAGGGCCAGGACTTCGTGAAGCTGATGCTGCTGGCCTGGATCGTCATCGGGCTCCTGATCGCGACCTTCTTCGGCAACCTGGCGCTCCAGGGCTGGCTGCAGCCGCAGTAGAGAGGACCCATGTTCAGGAAACGCATTCCCCTGCTGCTGACTTTCATCGCCGGCATGCTGCCGATCCTCTCCTTCCTCTTTCGCGGGCCCGCCCTGCGGGACGAGGATCCGACGGGCAACGGCATCCTTCACGTCAGCGACACCTTCGAGCGCTGGATGGTGATCCTCGCCGCCGCGGCGCTGCTGCTCGGCGTCGTCAACGTCTTCCAGGTGAACCTGCGCAAGATCTCCAACCGCGCGCAGGGCTGGCCCTACGCGCTGGTGTTCCTGCTCGCGCTGACGATCACCGGGTTCTTCGGGCTCTGGGACGCCTTCTCCCGCGCGAGCAACACCGCCTGGTACGCGCACGCCGCCTACAACTGGATCGTCGAGGCCGGCTTCAAGCCACTCCAGGCGACGATGTTCAGCCTGCTCGCCTTCTACGTGGCCTCGGCCGCCTTCCGCGCGTTCCGCGTGCGCAACGTGGAGGCGGCCATCCTGCTTGCGGCAGCGCTCCTGATCATGCTCGGCGTGAACCCTTACGTCGTCCGCGCGCTGCCCTTCCTGCCCGACCTCACGCAGTGGACGCTGAACATTCCCAATGCCGCGGCGCAGCGGGGGATCATCATCGGCGCCGCCCTGGGCGCCGCCTCGATGGCCCTGCGTATCCTGATCGGCATCGAGCGCAGCTACCTCGGCCTGCAGAAGGGAGAGTAGTGTGACCGCCCTCTTCCAGCGGCTGATGAACATCGACCGGCGCTGGCTCTACCTGCTCGTGGGCCTGGCGGCGGTGATCCCCATCCTGCTGCCGCTCAACCTGCCCGTGAACGTCGCCCAGTCCGTGCAGGACCTCTACGACCGCGTGGAGAGCCTGCCGGCGGGCTCGGTGGTCCTCGCCTCCTTCGACTACGGCCCCTCCACCGGCCCTGAGAACGACCCGATGGCCGACGCCTTCCTGCGTCATTGCCTGGCGCGGGACCTCAAGGTGCTCTGTATCGCGCTCTACCCGCTGGGCGGTGTCACCGAGGGCGCCGAGGAGCTCCAGCGCGCGGTGGGGCCGCTGGACCCGGCCAACGGCGTCCTCGAGAGCACGGCCTTCCCCGGCAAGTTCTACGGCAGGGACTTCGTCTACCTCGGCTACAAGGACGGCGGCCAGGCGACGATGCGGCAGATGGGCGAGAACGTGCACGCCGTCTTCCCGCGCGAGTACTACCAGGCGCCGGTGACGGACTACGAGCTGTCCAACCAGGTGCGGGGCTACGGCGACGTCAGCTTCGTGATGAGCTTCGCCACCGGCATCATCGGCGAGTGGTGGGCGAACCTGGTGAACGCCCAGTACGGGACGCCGGTCGCCGTGGGTTGCACGGCGGTGAGCGCGCCCAAGTACTTCGCCTACTACAAGGCGGGGCAGATGTTCGCGCTCTTGCCCGGGCTCAAGGGCGCGGCCGAGTACGAGTACCTGGTCAAGCAGAAGTACGGGCAGATCGCCGAGGCGACGGCCGCCGACGTCTACAACGCCGGCAAGGGCTGGGACGTGCAGTCCATCGTCTACACGATCATCACGCTCTTCATCGTCATCGGCAACGTCGGCTTCCTGCTGGAACGCCGGCAGCGCCGGTCCTAGGGGAAGGCCATGGCCAGCGAACTCTGGGTCTGGGTCGGCGCGCTCTTCACGCTGTGCATCCTGAGCTTCCTGTACAAGGACAACCCCTTCTTTCGTTTCGCCGAGAGCGCCTTCGGCGGCATCAGCATGGGCTACTACATCAACCTGACCTTCCGGAACACCTTCGTGCCCAATCTGATCGCGCCGCTCTTCCACGCCGGGCCGGCCTACAGCGCGGCCACCTACCCGACCCGCGAGCCCGAGCACTGGCTGCTCATCGCGCCCTTCCTGCTCGCGCTCGTGCTCTACTCGCGCTACGTGCCGAAGATCGCCTGGATGAGCCGCTTCGCGCTGGCCGTCTACGTGGGCTACTACGCGGGGCTGAACATGATGCAGAAGCTGCAGGGCGAGGTGCTGCCGCAGTCGGCGGACACCATCCGCAGCTTCTGGCGCTTCCTCCCCGAGCGGCTGCCGATCTGGTTGGACGCCCAGACGCGCACCGTGAGCTGGGGCGAGTGGATCTCGAGCCTGGTCTTCGTGATCGGCGTGCTCGCGGTGCTCGTCTACTTCTTCTTCTCGGCGGAGCACAAGGGCGTGGTCGGCGGCGTGGGGCGCCTGGGGATCTGGTTCCTGATGATCTCCTTCGGCGCCGCCTTCGGCTACACGATCATGGGCCGCGTGTCGATCCTGATCGGCCGCGTGATCTTCCTCGTCGACGACTGGCTAGGCCTCGGCTAGTCGCCCGCGCTCGGCTCGGGTGGCGGCGCCGCCGCGGGCGGCGCTGCCGTCGCCGCGCGCTGGCGAACCCAGAGTGCGTGCCCGCCCAGCACGAGGGCCGCGGCCGGCAGCATGAGCAGCCAGACGGCCCAGATCTCCTCCCGCCAGTACTGCGCCAGCGTGAGATGCGGGTTGCGCCGGATCAGGGCGAGCTGCGCACTCGCGCCGAGCAGAGCAAGCAGCAGGCTGCCCGCGGCCACGGTCGGCAGGCCCGCCGGCCGCAGCAGGAGGCGGCTTGCGCCGCTCAAGCGCTGCGCCTCGTCGGCGCGAGCGCGGCCGTAGGTGAGCGGGATGAGCGCGAGCACCAGGCCGGCCGGGGCCGTGCGCTTGAGGGTATAGCCGAGCGGGCTGAGCCAGATCGGCATCCAGAGCAGGGCCAGCAAGAGGCTGCCGCCGGCGAAGATCGCCAGGAAGGCGAGGGCCCAGAGGGCGAGCGAGCGGCGGCGCATGGGACTCCTGTCGGCGGGCCCACAGGCTAGCGCAGCGACCGGGCGCCCACAAGCCCCGCTTCCCGGGCCGCCGGGCGCGTGCTAGGCTCGCGCCATGCCGCCGAGACCGCCGCGCCGTCTCCTCATCGTCACCCCCTGGGCGGACTTCTGGTCGATGCCCGGCAAGGCCGGCGTCAGCGACGACGCCGAGTTCGTGCGCCGCGCCCTGGCCGCCGGCCACGAGCTGCACTTCGTGCTGCCGGCCGGCGGCGCCTTCGACGCCGGCGAGCGCCATCCGCGCCTCATCCTGCATCCCTTTCCCGACATCACGCGCCGCACGCGCTGGCTGCCGACGCCGCTGCGCCGCCTGCTCTGGCTCGGCTGGTACTGCGGGCCGGTGGTCGCCCGCGCGCGCCGCGTGGCCCGTGCGCTGCGGCCCGAGCTCGTGCTGGGCTTCAGCTACCACGGCGCGCGGGCGGCCGCGCTGATCGGGCGCGAACTCGCAATCCCGAGCGTGGTCAAGCACTTCGGCGTCTACACGGCGGCCTTTTTCGACCAGTGGCCGCGGCTCAAGTACCGCTACAAGAACTGGGAGACGCTCTACGGCCTCACGCGCCCGGTGGACCGGCTCGTCATCCTCAACGACGGCTCGCGCGGGCGGGAGGCGGCGCTCGCAGCGGGCGTGCCGGCAAGGCGCATCGTCTACCTGCTCAACGGGATCCACACCGAGTGGGGCGGGCTCGCGATCGACCGCGCGGCCGAGCGCGCGCGGCTGGGCGTGGCGCTCGAGGAGCGGCTCCTGCTCTTCCTCGCCCGGCTCGCCCCCTTCAAGGGGACGCGGCAACTCGCGCGCATCGTGCCGCGCCTGCTCGCCGAGTGTCCGCGGCCGCTGCGCGTCCTCGTCGCCGGCAGCGGCGAGGACGAGGCCTGGCTGCGCCGCGCGCTGGCGGCGCCGATCGCGACGGGCCGCGTGCGTCTGCTCGGCGCGGTGCCGCACGCCGCCGTGCCGCCGCTCTTCGCCGCCGCCGACTGCTTCCTCACGCTGAACACCTACTCGAACATGGCCCTCCCGACCTGCGAGGCGATGGTGATGGGCTGTCCCGTGGTGGCGACCGACGTGGCCGGCACGGGCGAGGTCGTGCAGGACGGCGCGAACGGTCGCCTCGCGCCGCCCGGCGACGATGCGGCGCTGATCGCCGCGCTGCGCGCCGTGCTCGAGGACGACGCCCTGCGCGCGCGCCTTGCCGCCGGCGCGCGGGAGACCGCCGCGGGCTTCGACTCCTGGGACGCCCGCGTCGGGCGCGAGCTGGACCTCATCGAGCAGCTCTGCGCGGAGAACAGCCGGCGCCCCTGATTCTGCCTTGTGAAGATCGTCACTTGGCCTCCCCTTGACCGCGGTCAAGGGCGGGGCGCGCGGCCCCGCGGATACTCGGGGCATCAACGCCGCTCACCGCGCGCTGTCGACTCGCGCCGCTCGCCGGTGAGCGCTCTCGACTTCCTCAGAAGGGAGCGGCCATGGCCGAGCACGACGCGGGGGCAAGGCCCGAGCGCGCGGATGCGGGCGAGCCGGCGAACCCCGGCGGCAGCACGCGCCGGTCCTTCCTCTACCAGCTCGCCCTGACCGGCATCGGCGCCGCAGGCATCGCCCGGCAGGCGGCGGGCGCGGTCGGCTATCTCGACGTGCTGGCCATCGACAATCCCCTGGCGAGCTACCCCAATCGCGGCTGGGAGCGGGTCTATCGCGACCTCTACCGCAGCGACAGCAGCTTCGTCTTCCTCTGCGCGCCCAACGACACGCACAACTGCCTACTGCGAGCCTTCGTCAAGAACGGCGTCGTCACGCGCATTGCGCCGAGCTACGGCTACCACGAGGCCAAGGATCTGGACGGCGGCGGCGCCAGCCGGCGCTGGGATCCGCGCTGCTGCCAGAAGGGCCTCGCTCTCGCCCGCCGCTTCTACGGCGACCGCCGCTGCAAGCGGCCCCTGGCCCGCAAGGGCTTCAAGGCCTGGGCGGACGCCGGCTTCCCGCGCGACAAGCGCACGGGCGCCGTCGACGCGAAGTTCCTCCAGCGCGGCAAGGAGCCTTGGGTACCCGTCAGCTGGGACGAGGCCTTCGCCCTCGCCGCCCGCGCCGCGATCGACATCGCCCGCACCTACTCGGGCGAGGCGGGCCAGGCCAAGCTGCGCGCGCAGGGCTACGACCCGCTGATGGTCGAGGCGACCCAGGGCGCCGGCACGCAGGTCCTGAAGTTCCGCGGCGGC from bacterium encodes the following:
- a CDS encoding histidinol-phosphate transaminase, encoding MPLVPQSIKELRPYSPGKPIAEVRRELGLERVVKLASNENPWGPSPRALAAIAEASGELHRYPDMGALALRGALAERFKVRVENVAVGSGSEGIMATVMRTFLCDEDEILTAENTFIGFMVLARASGNKLTLVPRRPDYRYDLAAMGERVNEYTKIIYLANPDNPTGTIFTRAEFDAFMAKVPSRCLVIYDEAYFEFTAAEPSFPDSMTYRYDNVITLRTFSKAYGLAGLRIGYGFAHDELIGNLMKVKLPFEPSHLAQVAGLAALADEDFLRRTVRGTAAGLARLRETLGAAGLAVLPSHTNFVAVATGDATRCERSCRRLLEQGVVVRPLAAFGFPDLFRVSVGTSEELAVFAEALPRALD
- a CDS encoding glycosyltransferase family 4 protein → MPPRPPRRLLIVTPWADFWSMPGKAGVSDDAEFVRRALAAGHELHFVLPAGGAFDAGERHPRLILHPFPDITRRTRWLPTPLRRLLWLGWYCGPVVARARRVARALRPELVLGFSYHGARAAALIGRELAIPSVVKHFGVYTAAFFDQWPRLKYRYKNWETLYGLTRPVDRLVILNDGSRGREAALAAGVPARRIVYLLNGIHTEWGGLAIDRAAERARLGVALEERLLLFLARLAPFKGTRQLARIVPRLLAECPRPLRVLVAGSGEDEAWLRRALAAPIATGRVRLLGAVPHAAVPPLFAAADCFLTLNTYSNMALPTCEAMVMGCPVVATDVAGTGEVVQDGANGRLAPPGDDAALIAALRAVLEDDALRARLAAGARETAAGFDSWDARVGRELDLIEQLCAENSRRP